ACACAAATGTCAGCTATGTCATACGTGCCATGATTTGGGTCACCAGGAGCATTTATGACACTCAAggcaatgaaataaaatgcaaaattttAATCACCAGGCCTATTTATATGCCTTTGAAGTTTGCATTAATGTCCTTAAGATAGGGAACATTACAGTCGAATAGAATAATGCATAAATATTACAGAAAGAAATCCACAAACATAATGAAGATCAACTTGAGAACTCTTTAGGAATAAGCTACTCCCATATCGTGAAAAATATGATGAAGTTCAGTCATTACACTTCAAAAATATGAATTACATGAACTCACTGCAAAGTACTAAGTCCTTTTAGGAATAGTAATCTATAAAGCCTACAGGCCTACTTTAAATGTGATTAATTGCAACGTTTCAATGGGCCTATTATTGTTCAGGATGTGGCGCCCTCCTGTGGCTTCTATGAATATAATACATCAATATGAAACATGACAAATATTGTAAAGAAATCACCCCAACAACACAGTCACAGAGCCAGAGATGGAACATGACCACGTTATATGATTCACATCAACATTTTAGAACTAAACATATTTCAagagaagttaaaaaaaaaaacataaatccGCCTGTCCTCTAGGGGCGCTGCTACAAACACCAACGACGGCTCGCAGTGGACCGGGTCGCTGTTTGCTAGTAACGGAAATACGACTGTTGTTTATCCGGTAGCGAGTCTGCTCGTCGTTGCAACGATGGCTAGCGGTGGAGGAAAGCAAGCGCCGAAAATTGTCTCTAAACAAAATGCGGGAGGCACTGGGGCGGCGGGGGCTGGCGGTGGGCCCCCGATAATGCCCCTCGCCTCTCCGCTGAtggggaaaaagaagaagccGTTTCTGGGGATGCCCGCTCCGCTGGGCTACGTTCCTGGTTTGGGCAGAGGGTAAGCTAGCACGCCGAGCTATCATGCTAACTACCAGTAACGTTAGCTCTCTAGCTAGCACGATAGCTATGCCTTGTGGAGGGAGTTGTTGATTTAGCAAATACCTGTAATACCGTGAGCCCAAGAGAAAAGACATCATAACACCCTGTATTAACTAGCTAGTTAAGCGAACAAAGATTAGCTCGGTATAGTCTATAATGTCaaataagctaagctaaaagaGTGGCAGGGATACCAGTTGTTAACTGTACTTATTTCTGACCTCTCAAACGGACTTATTAGAGCATGCTGACAATTTTCTACAAATAGAGCTTTATGTGAAAACCTCAGGTGGTCACTTAACTAACTTACTAATCAGTTTTGCTCGCAAACTGGTTTAAGTGCCCGACAAGGCAACATGAACTACCACTAGTTAGTCAACAGAACAAGAATGATCAAAACTCGCTTGTCAACTCACCATCATCTGCTGGTTATACATCGAGCATCCCAGTTCATGCTCATCACAAGTCTACATATGTTTAATTGTGTGACATTTGAATGACTTGCTCCTCTTTAGTGCAACTGGTTTTACCACCCGATCTGATATCGGTCCTGCTCGTGATGCCAACGATCCAGTAGATGACCGACATGCACCCCCAGGGAAGAGGACGGTTGGGGACCAAATGAAAAAGAAccaagatgatgatgatgaagatctgAACGACACAAACTATGACGAGGTACCTAGGATTAGACTGCGTCTGGCTGTTGTTTGATGGTTATTTGTTTGCAAGAACTTAATTCATCCATTCAAAATTTAAAGTTCAGACATGATAACGTTGCCTATAAGATATAAGATGTCTTGGGTTATTCTAAACACgtatgctgctttttttcttgtagTTTAATGGATACGCCGGTAGCTTATTCTCCAGTGGGCCCTATGAGAAGGATGATGAAGAAGCAGATGCTATATATGCAGCATTGGATAAGAGGATGGATGAAAGACGCAAAGAAAGAAGGTTAGTAAAAATAAGTCTCTTTTTCCACCTCAGTTTTACAGAACAAGCACATCCTCCGAAGTTTTACACAGTGTATTCATGTTTGACACCCTGTGCACTTGATACTGCATGTGAGTGTAATTTTGCATGCTCTCCTGGGTATTTTCAGggagctgagagaaaaggaagaaatcGAGAAATACCGTATGGAGCGGCCCAAAATCCAGCAGCAGTTCTCAGATCTAAAGGTAGAAAATTGCACATGATGTGCCAAACTGTTGCCTTTCTTTTCCACCTGTGATCACATTGATTTATCTTCTACTGTCCTCTTCTTACACCTGTACATAAAATATTTGGCACTATTTGGTGGAAAAACCACATTTCCCCAACTTAATGTAACTGGTTTTTAGAGGTTTTCACAAGACAACAACGGTATGCTGCCATTAGTCTGTTACAAAGAAACCACAGATCTCTTTGCTGAATCAAAAAAGGGAGGGGAAAGCTGCTCTCTGACAACAGTaacactgttttatttacactttCAACACATCTTGGCATCTTAGCACTTAAATGAGTTTGTGCTGCCTCCCCAAGTTGATTCACAATTTTCTTGCATGCTTATTTATtctctcttttccatctctTCACAGAGGAAGTTGGCAGAGGTGTCAGAGGAGGAGTGGCTCAGCATCCCAGAAGTGGGCGATGCCAGGAACAAGCGCCAGAGAAATCCCCGCTATGAGAAACTCACCCCTGTCCCCGACAGCTTCTTTTCCAAACACCTGCAGACTGGAGAGAACCACACTACTGTTGACCCTCTGCAAGGGGTCggtatatacacaaacacattcacataccTCAGACATCCACAGCAAAACATACATCACCAAAAACACATGATGTAGTTTCAGCCTGCACCAGCAGGAGTCAGGATATCTCACTGGAAAAGAGCAACTGTACAGTTAATGCGGTTTGCAAATGCTTCTTTTTAGCTGGGAGGTCTGAATACTCCTTACCCAGGAAGCATGACCCCTGGCCTGATGACACCAGGAACAGGAGAGCTGGACATGAGGAAAATCGGTCAGGCCAGGAACACACTCATGGATATGAGGCTCAGCCAGGTAAGTAATGATCATCCTTTACCCTGTTCTATCATTCTTACTCCACTGTGTTCGTTCTGATACACAGGATTAATTGTTTTCTCTTACCTGTGTCGATGTTCTGTTTATCTTCAGGTGTCTGACTCAGTGAGTGGACAGACAGTTGTGGATCCAAAGGGTTACCTGACAGATCTTAACTCCATGATCCCCACACATGGAGGAGATATCAGGTAGAGACACTAGTACCTGTTGGCTATTTATGTTAAATATCTTCTTGTATGAGGGTGTCTTATACATCTTTGGTTTTGCATGTCCAGTGACATCAAAAAGGCTCGTCTGCTACTGAAATCAGTGAGGGAGACCAATCCTCATCACCCACCTGCCTGGATTGCCTCTGccaggctggaggaggtgaCCGGCAAACTGCAGGTTGCCAGGAACCTGATCATGAAAGGCACCGAGATGTGCGTTAAGGTAAAGGATGAGGGACACAAGGATGTGTTATTCGCTCAACCAGACTATCGGCTTGAGTAAAGTTTGTTGATTTGTTGTTGGTTGATGTCGTCTACGTAAATTGAAATGGGGAAAATGGTGTTTGCCCTTCAGTTGACAGAAGCATGTCTCTTTACAGAGTGAGGATGTGTGGCTAGAGGCAGCCAGGCTCCAGCCCGGTGACACAGCCAAAGCCGTGGTAGCCCAGGCTGTCCGCCACCTGCCACAGTCCGTCCGCATCTACATCCGAGCCGCTGAGCTGGAGACAGACGTCAGGGCCAAGAAACGAGTCCTCAGGAAAGGTAAGGCTCCCAGATAATATCAGCTGTAACACTAAATGGAAAGAACGACAACTTTATCTTGACGTAATGCTTTCATCTTGTTTTCCTGCGTGCGTAAACATATCGTATGGTTGAAACCTAAAGTTGATGCTTCGACAAGCCGCATTGAATGACGCAACAGCTATTTCAGTCATTGATCAATGATTATTACCTTGATTATTaatttgataaaaaaaagaaaacagctacattttgttgtttatttgagAAACTTTTTCAAACAACTTTGCAAGGCAAGTACAGACCAGGCCACTgccataaaaacattaaattgaATAAGTGAAAATTTGGCATCCAGCCATGCACTGAGAGTAAAAAGGAAATGTAACTTATATCTATTTGATGAGGCACTGCTCAAGTTTCCATTGTGAAGAAAGAAATTATTCACTTTAGACCATCTCTGATataacatgaaatattcaaaaaaCTTACAATATACTCCAGTGTCTCTCTCACCGTCTCTCTTAGTGCTCAGTAAATCTGTTCTCTCCAACAGATTTGTGTTGTGTGAACAAAACTAACTGACAGAAatatcctcctctctcctgtttgtgATGGATCAAGCTTTATAAGGAGCATTAGTTTGAGCAAGTGTTTACTTTAAAATAGCTTTAGTAGGGGCCCGGTCAGATTGATCCACCACGaaacagagaaagcagacagaaggCATTTCTGTCCGTTATGTTTATGTATTAAAACctgacaaaggagatggtgtcATTTCCCATAATTCATCATCTGAGCTACACAATACTCAGCACTAACTGGCATAATGCCCCCCAACTTAGGAGATATTCTCACAGTGCTGTGCATTCTGCACAGTTGCCACGCGTCATAACCTAGACCCAACTAATCGATGATGAAATTTATTGACAGCTATTTTCATAAACTGTATTGGTCTATTTAATCCATTAGTCGTTGCAGCTTGAGACACGTTGCTGTTATGTTGTTATGAGGAGAGTTTTATGTGACTTCTCAGCAGTGCATACGTGCGTCACGATTTCCCTGCCAAAAGGAAGACACTAATTTCTACTGGGCAGAAATTCAAAGCCAGTCTCCATCTGTCCATTGTCTCAAAGAAGCAGCCGCACAGAACTGCTCACTCCCTGCACACATAAGATTGCATAAAAGGTTTCATGAGGGTTACATTTGGCAGCTGTGGTTCTGGCTTCTCGTCAAGGCCTATTTGAACCATCATGTCAAtgccctaacacacacacacacagacatacacgcACACCAATATTTCCCAGCAACATACGCAATTGACAGAGATGGATGGGGAGCTTCCTCTGTGGAAGAGCTTTCTTTGCCTCTACATGTTCAGTTGCCTCTGCTCTACTTTTCTAAATTGCATACACAACACTCTGCCTtcccatacacacactgttgaaCTTCACTGGTATTGCAGGATATGCTGTCgggtgtttgtttttattgattgtGCGTTTACCGAAACCTCTAGTGtctccatttccttttttgACACTGCACATGATGTGTTGCCAGTGTAAATATAATTAGGTGGATTTTCAGTATTGTGCTTTTTCTGTTGTGCCAGAATTGTCAGTTGATTAACAGCAAGGTCCAaggattttcctttttttttgacagttaTTTGCCTTGAGCAACACAGAAGAAAGCTGTCAATATAATGTCTTAACACTTGTAATTGTTACCTTCTGTAGCCCTGGAGAATGTGTCCAAGTCAGTTCGGCTATGGAAGACGGCCGTTGAGCTGGAGGAGCCAGAGGATGCCAGGATCATGCTTAGCAGAGCTGTGGAGTGTTGCCCCACTAGTGTGGAGGTATGCTTaggtcatttcattcattttggacGAACGGGATGTCACACACTGCACCACAACATATGAACCTTTGAAATTTCCTCTATATCTTACTATCTCTGTCTGTTCTCTAGCTGTGGCTGGCATTAGCACGGTTAGAGACTTACGAGAATGCCCGTCGTGTCCTGAACAAAGCTCGAGAGAACATTCCCACCGATCGCCACATCTGGATCACCGCTGCCAAGCTGGAGGAGGCCAATGGTAACACTCAGATGGTGGATAAGATCATTGACAGAGCCATTACTTCTCTGCGCGCCAACGGTGTGGAGATCAACAGAGAGCAGTGGATACAGGTGTGTTCCTGCAGCTttgtgagagagggagcggcATTTCCTGTAGCTGGTTATGGCAGAGGGAAACTACCTCTGCAGAATATATAATTGTATTACCTTAGGTGGTAAGCCATTAATATAATTTCAGGATATTATATGGAGGAAATCTTCAAGGTAAAAGGGGACAGAAACATTATTTTAAACAGCAGAGGCCATATGTTTAATGGGTAACAACATGTTTTGATTAGATTGCATTATATTAAGAGGTGTTTCTAATCTCTCATCGAGATCATAAACACCACACATctgaataaaactttaatttATAAGGTCCAACAAGGAATAATTGTGCCTTTAAACCTTGGTGTTGAGGGAATAGAGACTGCGTCATGGGGTTGGCAGCTTTGATATCACGCCAGCATACTTTGGCAAAGCTGGTCTCTGCTATTTCATCTGGGTGCAACAGAATACAAGCCAGCACTGtgactgacattttgtttaGTGCAGTTCATAGTTGTTTTGCAATCATAAGCCGTCGCTGCAATCcgccttttttttccctgcctAGCTTTTTCTACCTCTGGCAGAGTATGTGGTTCTTGTGGTAGGTTTGTCCAGGCCATTTGCCAGTACTCAACCTAACACTGACAACAGATGAACTTTAAAATGATGGACTTGGCAGAATCCTTTTTGTTCTGCCCACAAAAATCATCTGTCATGACCTTTTAGAAACTACTAATTATGTGTAAACTCGACATCTATCAGTAATCTAGTTTCTTTTAGGGGTTTGTGGTCTCAGTGGTAGAAGATATTATgttccaggtgtgtgttcatttccGTTTAAATCGCTCCATCATTCCAATGAACTTACTGACTGCCATACTATTGGGGTCAGTAGTTCATGCCTTAACTCTCTTGCATTCCCCTTCAGTGTACCACCCACGATCTCTTTCCTCCTTAAATGTTTGTTCTTGCCCTGTAGGATGCAGAGGAGTGTGACAAAGCAGGCAGTGTGGCTACCTGCCAGGCCGTGATAAGGGCTGTCATAGGGATCGGCATCGAGGAGGAGGACCGCAAACACACCTGGATGGAGGATGCAGATAGTGTGAGTActatatatgtatgcatgtgtgtagttatttattttttttcctccagaacCTGACAGAGGTCTTTCACATACTTATTTGCTGTCAGCGTTTAATTTAATTGAGATGTTTGCTtgttatgtttcagtgtgtggcCCACGGAGCGCTGGAGTGTGCCAGGGCCATCTATGCCCATGCTCTGCAGGTGTTCCCCAGTAAAAAAAGCGTCTGGCTTAGAGCTGCATACTTTGAGAAAAATAATGGCACCAGGTGACCAGATTTGGTTTCTAAACAGTAGTCAAATGCTGACTTTAGCTCTTCAGGTCTTTATTTGTCAATGCTGTCATAaacattctgtttttctctcctttaccTCTCACCTGCTTAATCAACTGCCATTGTGCTCTGCCCCTCCACTGCTCTTCCACGCCTCATTGCATCTCTCAGGGAGTCTTTAGAGGCCCTGCTTCAAAGGGCTGTGGCTCACTGTCCCAAGGCAGAGGTCCTTTGGCTGATGGGGGCCAAGTCCAAGTGGCTGGCTGAGGATGTGCCTGCAGCCAGAAGTATCCTCGCTCTGGCCTTCCAGGTGATGATGAGGTTATGCAAACTTTGACTTGTTCGTGTAGTATCCCCGTGTCTAACTCTGTTCTCCCCTGTCCTGTCTCTTACACTCTATCCGTgttcctcttcattttcattttcctctctagGCTAATCCAAACAGTGAAGAAATCTGGCTGGCTGCTGTTAAGCTGGAGTCTGAGAATAATGAATATGAAAGAGCCCGTCGACTGCTGGCCAAGGCCCGCAGCAGTGCCCCTACAGCCAGggtgagtgtgtatgcatgtgcgtgtgtgtttgtgtggattttggtagagacagaaaagagatgTTAACCACAAAGATTGAtggaataaacacacatttcccacaTTTTTTGGCTATTCATTTGTGCAGTTGAAGATCGCTTCAGTATTTGAACTGTCCTGTCCTTTTACTTTCTAACTGCCGTTCCATGACCCTGTGTACCAGCACAGACAGCTTGTTTGTCATTGTTAAATGTTGGTATAAACAGAGCTCTGACCTGTGGTTTAGGGGCGGCTTGatcatctgcttttttttcttgtccaaTTTCAAGCTAGTTTTTAATAGTGTGTTAATAGTGCATTGTACTTGAGGTGTCTTCTACAAaaattctgtctttctcaggTTCAGGCTTGCCAGGTTTCTACACCTCAAAACAGTCAGCAGTACGTAGGTTGACAGATGCTGTCAGGAGTGCTCTTAATCTATCACTCTATCAAGTGATCTGGCTACCCTCCCTTTAGTTGTCTGTATTGTATTTGCTGAAGATATGAGTAAGATAGCCTGCTTAGATGTTGGCTGATTGTTCTGTCAGATAAGACAACTATATGGCGTTAAAGAAGCAGTGTAGCATTCAGGCTATGCCCTAGGAACATGATATTTGAGATATTTGAAAGCAGGTAAAGCGTGCTGTAAAAGACACGTATTTCAAATTGTTTTTCAACAGTAGTAATATATGCCAAGTATATGGCAAGCCCAGGGGAATTTGAGTTCATGGTTCCTGTTCATACAGATATTTTGGCtgaaagtgtgaatgtgtgtgtttttgtaatctCTGCAGGTATTTATGAAGTCAGTGAAGTTAGAGTGGGTGCTGGGGAACATAAAAGCTGCCCAGGAGTTGTGCACAGAGGCCCTGAAACACTACGAGGACTTCCCAAAACTCTGGATGATGAAAGGCCAGATAGAGGAGCAGTGTGAAAACATGGATAAAGCCAGAGAAGCCTACAGCCAAGGGGTGAGGCTTTGTTTGGGTGTGACGTTAACCACAGCGGCAAGGGGACCAATGGAGTTGCATTTCTTGGCCAtatgtgtttttgatgaaaatgtgtgtttccctgGTAACTCTAAAAAGTGGCCAATGACTTGTTTGTTGCTGTAGTTGAAAAAGTGTCCCCACTCCGTGGCCCTGTGGTTGCTGATGTCTCGCCTTGAAGAAAGAGTGGGCCAGCTGACCAGAGCCAGAGCAATCCTGGAGAAGGCGCGGCTCAAGAACCCCCAGAGCCCTGAGCTATGGTGAGAAAATGCACAACAATAatcagagaaaatgtgattaGACGCTGTCTGAGGAAGAGCTTTAAATGACCGTGTGTCATCTGTATAGACATTGCATTAAAAACTAGTCAAGTCCTAAATGTGGTTTTAccacattaattaaaaaaatggaaacGTGTCCCTTTTAaaattatgtgtttgtgtgtttgccatCACATTAACCAGGTTGGAGTCGGTCAGGCTGGAGTTCCGGGCTGGACTGAAGAACATCTCCAACACACTGATGGCCAAAGCCCTGCAAGAGTGCCCCAATTCAGGTGAGAATATACTGTATTCCTGCTGTTGGGGGAAATTGTTGGGTCTGTAATCTCAACTGCTGTCTTACCCTGTTCACATTTCCTTCCTACAAGGTATCCTGTGGGCTGAGGCGGTGTTTTTGGAGGCCAGGCCCCAGAGGAAGACTAAAAGTGTTGATGCTTTGAAGAAGTGCGAACATGATCCCCATGTCTTGCTGGCTGTAGCCAAGTATGGCagcatttttttcccactgTTTTCTACTCTCCATCTCAGTTATAAGCTCTGCTCTCAATGCAAACCTTAATCATACTGAATGcaattttctctgtctctgaagtTTTGCCTTTAGGAGTGATAGTTgaattattattcatttcaaaTACAATGTTGTCAACACATTTTAGGTTGTTCTGGAGTGAGCGCAAGATCACTAAAGCCAGAGAGTGGTTCTTAAGGACAGTAAAGATTGAGCCAGACCTGGGAGATGCTTGGGCTCTCTTCTACAAGTTTGAGCAGCAGCACGGCACAGAGGTAAGGATCTTATTGTGTTATCTGTCCTTATCTGGTTATAATGGGGTTTATTGGGATGACTAAGTCCTGTCAAGTATAATGACTGTAGGGGACAGCTAATGCTCTCATTGTATCATTTACCATTAAACAAATGGTACATTATTAAGGGCCGTTGTGGACAAAAGACAAAGCCGTTTAGGCAGAGGAGTACATCTAAAAATAAGCCTTAAGCAACAAATTTTCTATCCAGTCTGTCTTCTTCAGTGCACGCATTGTGTTATGGGTATCACCTCACTGTTCTGCATCCATCAGGAACAGCAGGAAGAGGTGAGAAAGCGTTGTGAAAACGCCGAGCCCCGCCATGGAGAGCTGTGGTGTGCCGAGTCCAAACACGTCCTGAACTGGCAGAAGAAGACAGGAGAGATCCTAGCAGAGGTAGCCAGGAAGATCAAGAACACATTCTGAGGTGGGGGGAAATTTGGACTGAATACACCTGGAAGACTGCAGGAAACAGCTGTGGACGTGCTCAACTCGTGTCCTCTACCAGGACTTGCTCATCTGTGGCAGATACAAAGTGTTCACACGTACCCTTTTTCATACTCTACAATGTCATGTTTTACAAAATTGAACGAGAGTGTGTGACAGTTcttatcaacagaaaatgatgcattgatgtcaaagcaaaaacagatcTCCACAAGGATATTTTCAATAAGTACCAATacaaaactcaaaatcactGATTTCACTCTTAAAGTGAATAAGTAGTAGCAACAGAAGGAGATTTTTGTGCATATGTCAGTGAGGTAGCAATGGGAATGTCTGTGGACTGCAGTTGTTAAATGAGGTCTGGACTTCGACTCGGCCACTCCAGGACATTTGTATTGTTGTCTTTAAGCCATTCCTGCTGCGTAGCTGTGGCTTTATTTTTGAAGTCTTTGTCTTGCTGGGAGGTACACTTTCTCCCAGGTGTGCTTGCACTCT
This region of Chaetodon auriga isolate fChaAug3 chromosome 10, fChaAug3.hap1, whole genome shotgun sequence genomic DNA includes:
- the prpf6 gene encoding pre-mRNA-processing factor 6, with product MASGGGKQAPKIVSKQNAGGTGAAGAGGGPPIMPLASPLMGKKKKPFLGMPAPLGYVPGLGRGATGFTTRSDIGPARDANDPVDDRHAPPGKRTVGDQMKKNQDDDDEDLNDTNYDEFNGYAGSLFSSGPYEKDDEEADAIYAALDKRMDERRKERRELREKEEIEKYRMERPKIQQQFSDLKRKLAEVSEEEWLSIPEVGDARNKRQRNPRYEKLTPVPDSFFSKHLQTGENHTTVDPLQGLGGLNTPYPGSMTPGLMTPGTGELDMRKIGQARNTLMDMRLSQVSDSVSGQTVVDPKGYLTDLNSMIPTHGGDISDIKKARLLLKSVRETNPHHPPAWIASARLEEVTGKLQVARNLIMKGTEMCVKSEDVWLEAARLQPGDTAKAVVAQAVRHLPQSVRIYIRAAELETDVRAKKRVLRKALENVSKSVRLWKTAVELEEPEDARIMLSRAVECCPTSVELWLALARLETYENARRVLNKARENIPTDRHIWITAAKLEEANGNTQMVDKIIDRAITSLRANGVEINREQWIQDAEECDKAGSVATCQAVIRAVIGIGIEEEDRKHTWMEDADSCVAHGALECARAIYAHALQVFPSKKSVWLRAAYFEKNNGTRESLEALLQRAVAHCPKAEVLWLMGAKSKWLAEDVPAARSILALAFQANPNSEEIWLAAVKLESENNEYERARRLLAKARSSAPTARVFMKSVKLEWVLGNIKAAQELCTEALKHYEDFPKLWMMKGQIEEQCENMDKAREAYSQGLKKCPHSVALWLLMSRLEERVGQLTRARAILEKARLKNPQSPELWLESVRLEFRAGLKNISNTLMAKALQECPNSGILWAEAVFLEARPQRKTKSVDALKKCEHDPHVLLAVAKLFWSERKITKAREWFLRTVKIEPDLGDAWALFYKFEQQHGTEEQQEEVRKRCENAEPRHGELWCAESKHVLNWQKKTGEILAEVARKIKNTF